The sequence TGCTGCGCGATCGCCGTGTTGGTACGCCCCTGGGCCAGCTCCTCCAGCACCGTCCTCTCACGGGGCGTGAGCCGGGCCGGCGGGTCGCTGTGCGTCGTACGGATCACCAACTGCCGTACGACCTCCGGGTCGAGGACGGCCCCGCCCGCCCGGATCCGCTCCAGCGCGTCCAGGAACTCCTCGACCTGCGCGACCCGGTCCTTGAGCAGATAGCCGACCCGCTCGGCGCCCGCGGCCGGCAGCTGGGCCGCGTAGCTGCGCTCCACATGCTGGGAGAGCACCAGGACACCGACCTCCGGCCGGCGCTCGCGGACCTCCAGCGCGGCCCGCAGCCCCTCGTCCGTGTGGGTCGGCGGCATCCGGATGTCCACCACGACGATGTCCGGCGTCCGGCCCTCGACCTCGCGGATCAGGGCCGTTCCGTCGCCCACGGCGGCCAGGACCTGATGGCCCTCCTCCGCGAGCAGCCGGACCAGGCCCTCCCGCAGCAGGGTCGAGTCCTCGGCGAGCATCACACGCACGGCAGCTCCGCGATGATGGTGGTGGGACCCCCTGGGGGGCTGTCGACGCGCAGCCGTCCGTCGAGCGCGGCGACCCGGTCGCGCAGCCCGCTCAGCCCGCTGCCCGCCGGGTCGGCGCCGCCCCGGCCGTCGTCCTCGATCCGCACGGTCAGCAGGGACCGTTCGCCCGTCAGGCGCACCTGGACGCACCCGGCGCCGGAGTGCTTGGCCGCGTTGGTCACGGCCTCGGACACCACGAAGTACGCGGCGGTCTCGACCGGCCGCGGCAGCGTCGGGGGCAGCGCGAACTCCATGCGCAGCGGAATGGAGCACCGCTGCGCGACGCCTCCGAGCGCCTCCTGGAGCCCCAGGCTGTCCAGCGCCGTCGGACAGACCCGCCAGGCCACGTCCCGCAGCTCGGTGAGCACGTCCCTGGACTCCTGGTGCGCCTGCTCCAGGAGCGCCCCGGCCTGTTCGGGCGTCCGGTTGCGGCGGGCCCGGCCCAGCAGCATGGCCAGCGCCACCAGACGCTGCTGCACCCCGTCGTGGAGATCGCGCTCGATGCGCCGGCGCTCGGCGTCGACCGCCCGGAGCACGGCGGCCCGGCTGGCGGCCAGCACCGCCCCGACGGCCGGCAGACCGAGCACGACCGTGCACAGCATCCCGCGTACGTCCGGGCGGCGAGATAGCGCAGGGCCCGCAGGTCCTCGTCCGCACGGGCGCCGCGGGGAGGGAACCGGTCGCCGAAGAAGACGACGCGCCGCGCCCGCTCCGGCCCCACCAGCCGCCGTGCCCCCGCGCCCAGCGCGGCCCGAGCCCTGTCGCGGGTGTGCGGCCGGAGGAGGAAGGGGCCCAGCAGGGTGCCTGGACCGGCGAAGTACAGCAGCCCGAGGAAGGAGGTGCCGCAGCCGAGCAGGACCCCCACGGCCCGGCGTGCCCGTCCGGGCCGGTGCGCCACCCTGTCGATCCGCTCGTCGCTGTCCGGCACGGAAGGCGAGGCCGGCCGCGCTGCGGGGCGCGGGCAAGATCGTCCGGTCGCACCGTCGTCCGGAGCCGGAGCCGGGGTCACGGGGTGCGGCGGTGCTGGTCCCGTTTGCGGCCCCGGACGCGTACGGCCACGTAACCGACCACGGCGAGCAGCACCAGGGCGAGCACGACCTTGGACAGGACGCCGACGTACGTCTCCACCAGGTCCCACTGGTCCCCGAGCCAGTAGCCCGCCATCACCAGGACCGTATTCCACAGCAGGCTGCCCGCCGTCGTCAGCGCGACGAACGTGGGCAGCGGCATGCGCTCGACTCCCGCGGGCACGGAGATCAGGCTCCGGAAGACCGGCACCATGCGCCCGAGGAGGACCGCCTTGGTGCCGTGCCGGGCGAACCACTGCTCCGTACGCTCCAGGTCGGAGACCTTGACCAGGGGCAGCTTCGCCCAGAACCTGCGCATCCGCTCACGGCCGAACACCCGCCCGATCCCGTACAGGACGACCGCGCCGACGACCGAGCCGAGCGTGGTCCAGAACAGCGCGGACGCCAGGCTCAGCACTCCCTGCGACGCGGCGAAACCGGTCAGCGGGAGGATGATCTCGCTGGGCAGCGGCGGGAACAGGTTCTCCAGCGCGATGGCCAGACCGGCACCCGGCCCGCCGAGGGTGTCGACGAGACCGGCGGCCCAGCCCGCGATGCCGCCCGCGGGTTCCTGCGCGGCAGCTGACAGTACGAGGTCCATGTACGGGCTCTCCAGGGTGACGGTAGGGCTCGCGGGACATCGGCCGCGACATACCGTCAACGCTAGGAACCGCAGATCAGTGCCGGTATGAGGTCATCCGTCGAGCCACCCTGCGGTTTCCCGCACCCCTGCCGAGGGGGCGCGGGGGACCGCAGGGCGTCACACGTGGCCGGGGCCGGTCGCGGCCGGTCGCGGGGACCGGCGCCGCCCCCGGACTCACGCCTCGTCGAGGACCACCGAACGGGAGAGGTGGCGCGGCAGGTCCGGGTCGAGACCGCGTGCCGCCGCCCGAGCGATCGCCAGCCGCTGTACGCGTACGAGGTCGGCCAGCGGGTCCAGGTCGCTCTGCACCCAGCGGGCGCCCGTGGCGAGCACCTGCTCCGCCAGGCCCTCCGGCGCGGTGCCGAACATCCAGGTCGCCGTACCGGCGGTGGCGATGCTGATGGGGCCGTGGCGGTACTCCATCGCCGGGTACGACTCGGTCCAGGACAGCGACGCCTCCTTCATCTTCAGCGCCGCCTCGTTGGCGAGCCCGACCGTCCAGCCCTGGCCCAGGAACGAGAACTGGGTGCAGTCCACCAGCCCTTCCGGCAGCGGCTCGGCGAGCGCGGTCTCCGCGTCCCGCACCGCGTCCTCGGTGTGCAGCCCGAGGTGGGCGCGGAGCAGGGTGAGGACGGTGGTGGCGAAGCGCGTCTGGACGACGGACCGCTCGTCGGCGAATTCGAGGACGACGACATCGTCCGCCGCCGACATCACCGGGGTCTCGGGATCGGCGGTGATGGCCACCGTGCGGGTCGTGCCGCGCAGCCGGGTCAGCAGCTCCAGGACCTCGGTCGTGGTTCCCGAGCGGGTGAGGGCGACGACCCGGTCGTAGGAGCGGCCGAAGGGGAACTCCGAGGCGGCGAAGGCGTCCGACTCGCCCTGGCCGGAGTTCTCGCGCAGCGAGGCGTACGCCTGCGCCATGTAGAACGAGGTTCCGCAGCCGACGACCGCGATGCGCTCACCGGCCGCGGGCAGGGCCGCCGTGTGGTCTCCGGCGAGCTTGGCGGCACGGCGCCAGCAGTCGGGCTGGCTGGCTGTCTCGGTCTCTACATACGACACGTCTGCACTCCGCTCGGGCGTGGTGAATGAAGCATTGAATGTTTGATTCTGCACGTTACATGCGCCTATCGAGCAAGAACAAGCATGAGATGGGGGGTGGATCGGTGGCCGGTGTCCCGCCGGGGTCCTGTGCGACGCTTGCGTCTGTCCGGCCACCGGTGACCGCGTCCCGGTGACCGCGTTCCCGGGGAGCGCGGTGCTCGCGCCGGACGGTGAAGGAGACATGCTCTTGTCCAGGGATGCCCGCTGGGACGCTTTGCTCGAACTGGTCGGCAAGAACGGCCGGGTGGAGGTCGACGACGCCGCGGCGACGCTGGACGTGTCGGCCGCGACGATCCGCCGTGACCTCGACCAGCTCGCCGAGCAGCAGCTGCTCACCCGGACCCGGGGCGGAGCGGTCGCGCACGGTGTCGCCTACGAGCTGGCGCTGCGCTACAAGGCGGGCCGCCGCGCCCCGGAGAAGCAGGCGATCGGCCGCGCCGTCTCCGAACTGGTCGCGGTCGGCGAGGTGGTCGGCCTGACCGGCGGCACGACGGTGACCGAGGTGGCCAGGGCGCTGGCCGTGCGCCCCGACATCGTCGGCGAGACGGGGGCGGCGGCCGGGCAGCCGACCCTGACCGTGGTGACGAACGCGCTCAACATCGCGGGCGAGCTGGCGATGCGGCCGCAGATCAAGATGGTCGTGACCGGGGGGGTGGCCAGACCGCAGTCGTACGAGCTGACCGGCCCGCTGGCCGTCGGTGTGATGAACGAGATCACCCTGGACACCGCCGTGCTGGGCGTCAACGCGATCGACATCGAGCGTGGGGCCTACGTCCATCACGAGGGCGAGGCCAGCGTCAACCGCCTCCTCGCGGAGCGGGCGCAGCGGGTGGTGGTGGCGGCCGACTCCTCGAAGATCGGCAAGCGGGCGTTCGCGCGCGTCTGCGATCTCGGCCTGGTCGATGTGCTGGTCACCGACTCCGGTATCACGCCGGACGCGAGGGGCCGGTTCATCGAGGCGGGCGTCGACGTCATCGCCGTCTGAGCGGTGCTCCGTACACGTGGTGCGCAGCCGTGCCCCGTACCCACGGTTCGTACGCACGGTTCGTGCGGCGGTTCGTTCGAGCGGTCCGGGGCCGTGCTCCGTGGCCGCGGTATGTGCTGGTGCGCCCGGTGTGTGAAGGGTGTTTGATGCGGCTGTTTTCGGCCATGCTCGGTGGGTAGTCGGCTGAATCCGGTTCGGTCTTCGTCGGCTGGGCAACTGTCGTGCGGGCTCGTGGAATCGGGTGACATCTCCTGGCTGGTCCGGAAAGTCCCCGGCGTGGC is a genomic window of Streptomyces sp. NBC_01237 containing:
- a CDS encoding response regulator transcription factor, coding for MLAEDSTLLREGLVRLLAEEGHQVLAAVGDGTALIREVEGRTPDIVVVDIRMPPTHTDEGLRAALEVRERRPEVGVLVLSQHVERSYAAQLPAAGAERVGYLLKDRVAQVEEFLDALERIRAGGAVLDPEVVRQLVIRTTHSDPPARLTPRERTVLEELAQGRTNTAIAQQLHLSLSAVEKNLHAVFDKFGLSHTTGYSRRVLAVLRCLES
- a CDS encoding sensor histidine kinase; amino-acid sequence: MLCTVVLGLPAVGAVLAASRAAVLRAVDAERRRIERDLHDGVQQRLVALAMLLGRARRNRTPEQAGALLEQAHQESRDVLTELRDVAWRVCPTALDSLGLQEALGGVAQRCSIPLRMEFALPPTLPRPVETAAYFVVSEAVTNAAKHSGAGCVQVRLTGERSLLTVRIEDDGRGGADPAGSGLSGLRDRVAALDGRLRVDSPPGGPTTIIAELPCV
- a CDS encoding DedA family protein gives rise to the protein MDLVLSAAAQEPAGGIAGWAAGLVDTLGGPGAGLAIALENLFPPLPSEIILPLTGFAASQGVLSLASALFWTTLGSVVGAVVLYGIGRVFGRERMRRFWAKLPLVKVSDLERTEQWFARHGTKAVLLGRMVPVFRSLISVPAGVERMPLPTFVALTTAGSLLWNTVLVMAGYWLGDQWDLVETYVGVLSKVVLALVLLAVVGYVAVRVRGRKRDQHRRTP
- a CDS encoding SIS domain-containing protein, with the translated sequence MSYVETETASQPDCWRRAAKLAGDHTAALPAAGERIAVVGCGTSFYMAQAYASLRENSGQGESDAFAASEFPFGRSYDRVVALTRSGTTTEVLELLTRLRGTTRTVAITADPETPVMSAADDVVVLEFADERSVVQTRFATTVLTLLRAHLGLHTEDAVRDAETALAEPLPEGLVDCTQFSFLGQGWTVGLANEAALKMKEASLSWTESYPAMEYRHGPISIATAGTATWMFGTAPEGLAEQVLATGARWVQSDLDPLADLVRVQRLAIARAAARGLDPDLPRHLSRSVVLDEA
- a CDS encoding DeoR/GlpR family DNA-binding transcription regulator, translated to MSRDARWDALLELVGKNGRVEVDDAAATLDVSAATIRRDLDQLAEQQLLTRTRGGAVAHGVAYELALRYKAGRRAPEKQAIGRAVSELVAVGEVVGLTGGTTVTEVARALAVRPDIVGETGAAAGQPTLTVVTNALNIAGELAMRPQIKMVVTGGVARPQSYELTGPLAVGVMNEITLDTAVLGVNAIDIERGAYVHHEGEASVNRLLAERAQRVVVAADSSKIGKRAFARVCDLGLVDVLVTDSGITPDARGRFIEAGVDVIAV